From a region of the Dyella jiangningensis genome:
- a CDS encoding MotA/TolQ/ExbB proton channel family protein codes for MAGGWAMLPILICSAVALAIVLERCWTLRRRSVLPPGLGDEVRNWARSGQLDPNHLHTLASGSPLGELLASALAVRNRPRELIKERIEDTGRHVVHRMERYLNTLGTIALIGPLLGLLGTVIGLIRMFMEVMRGGVGDPMKMAGGIGEALICTATGLIVAIPAYVLHRYFRSKVAGYCVEMEKQATQLLDELTVNQPAPRSRAPRATESSAS; via the coding sequence ATGGCTGGTGGCTGGGCGATGCTGCCCATCCTGATCTGTTCAGCGGTCGCCCTGGCGATCGTGCTGGAGCGTTGCTGGACCTTGCGCCGTCGTTCGGTGCTGCCGCCCGGGCTGGGCGACGAAGTGCGCAACTGGGCGCGCTCGGGCCAGCTCGACCCCAACCATCTCCATACCCTCGCCAGCGGTTCGCCGTTGGGCGAGCTGCTGGCTTCCGCGCTGGCCGTGCGCAATCGTCCGCGTGAGCTGATCAAGGAGCGCATCGAGGACACCGGCCGCCATGTGGTGCACCGCATGGAGCGCTACCTCAACACGCTCGGCACCATCGCGCTGATCGGCCCGTTGCTGGGCCTGCTCGGCACCGTGATCGGCCTGATCCGCATGTTCATGGAGGTGATGCGTGGTGGCGTCGGTGATCCGATGAAGATGGCCGGCGGCATCGGCGAGGCGCTGATCTGCACCGCCACGGGCCTGATCGTCGCCATCCCGGCCTATGTGCTGCATCGCTATTTCCGCTCCAAGGTGGCTGGTTACTGCGTGGAGATGGAGAAGCAGGCCACGCAGCTGCTCGACGAACTGACCGTCAACCAGCCGGCCCCTCGTTCGCGCGCCCCGCGCGCTACCGAGTCGAGCGCGAGCTGA
- a CDS encoding DNA internalization-related competence protein ComEC/Rec2 — protein sequence MRKDGAVTPAIMLLIGVLMVQWLPTLPPRWFCLALAAVSLSTGVLAPRWRWLAWCAFGVAWACWRGGMAMDARLPRELEGMNVRIVGRVIDLPSVRDDATGFLMTIDSATLGERDLALRGRLRVNWYNGAPPSLSPCSRWQLVVRLKRPRGLMNPGGADAERSSLERGIVATGYVRDDPDNGLLTVSRCVDGIRAAISGAIAARVQDTRDAALLQAFAVGDIRGLTPRDWAVARANGIPHLLAISGFHVGVAAVFGVWLARLFYVIWPTLALRVPRVPVQAASALLVAGIYSALAGFGLPTVRTLLMIAVVALARALRRAPNGLQSLALALFVVLLFDPLCVLAAGFWLSFVGVAFLMVCMTNRGDGPRGFVKELGSTQLLMTVSLLPLTMWFFGQASLVGALSNLVAVPFVSFVIVPCTLVSMILLGICPPLASPVLWLAAHLAHAQWWLLDAMATWPGALWYLPEVRLWALLLAMLGAFWLFMPRGVPVRWLGGLLFLPLLLPIRDLPAHGGFQLWGLDVGQGLSVLVRTEHHALVYDAGARFPSDFDMGEVAVLPSLHALGIRRLDVLIASHADNDHSGGIPAVAAEYPDAERYSGEPERLTLPMKPCTPGQSWSWDGVTVSVLPSGATDGPANDRSCVLLVEGRGGRALLTGDITSRIEPTVLAAIPPGPPLVLTVPHHGSRTSSSAAFLAGTDPTLALISSGWRNRFGHPHPLVVKRYEDAGIPWLNSATSGAIEVNFPPDAAPYVATRWRQRQSRYWRE from the coding sequence GTGCGCAAGGATGGTGCGGTCACGCCGGCGATCATGCTTTTGATCGGCGTGCTGATGGTGCAGTGGCTGCCGACGTTGCCGCCGCGCTGGTTCTGCCTGGCATTGGCGGCAGTGTCTCTTTCGACGGGTGTTCTCGCTCCGCGCTGGCGTTGGCTGGCATGGTGCGCGTTCGGTGTCGCCTGGGCGTGTTGGCGGGGCGGCATGGCGATGGATGCCCGGCTTCCGCGTGAGCTGGAAGGCATGAATGTACGTATCGTGGGCCGGGTTATCGACCTGCCTTCTGTACGCGACGACGCGACCGGCTTTCTGATGACGATCGATAGCGCGACGCTGGGTGAGCGTGATCTGGCGTTGCGCGGGCGCCTGCGCGTGAACTGGTACAACGGTGCGCCGCCATCCCTCTCGCCATGCAGCCGCTGGCAGCTCGTGGTGAGGCTCAAGCGACCACGCGGCCTGATGAATCCCGGTGGTGCGGATGCCGAACGCAGCTCACTGGAACGGGGCATCGTGGCGACGGGGTACGTTCGCGACGATCCGGACAATGGTCTCCTGACGGTGAGCCGCTGCGTCGATGGGATACGCGCGGCCATCAGCGGCGCCATCGCCGCGCGCGTGCAAGACACGCGCGACGCCGCACTGCTGCAGGCGTTCGCCGTGGGCGATATCCGTGGACTTACGCCACGCGACTGGGCCGTGGCTCGAGCCAACGGTATTCCCCACCTGCTGGCGATCTCGGGATTCCACGTGGGCGTGGCGGCCGTGTTCGGCGTGTGGCTGGCGAGGTTGTTCTATGTGATTTGGCCAACGCTTGCGCTACGGGTGCCGCGCGTGCCCGTGCAGGCAGCGTCGGCCTTGCTGGTGGCAGGCATCTACAGTGCACTGGCAGGCTTCGGGCTGCCTACGGTGCGTACCTTGCTGATGATCGCCGTGGTCGCGCTGGCCCGGGCGTTGCGTCGTGCGCCGAACGGACTGCAATCGCTGGCGCTGGCCTTGTTCGTGGTGCTGCTGTTCGATCCGCTTTGCGTGTTGGCCGCGGGCTTCTGGTTGTCGTTCGTCGGCGTGGCGTTCCTGATGGTGTGCATGACGAATCGCGGGGATGGGCCGCGCGGCTTCGTGAAGGAACTCGGCTCTACGCAACTGCTGATGACGGTGTCGCTGCTGCCGCTGACGATGTGGTTCTTCGGTCAGGCTTCGCTGGTGGGCGCCTTGTCCAATCTGGTCGCCGTGCCGTTCGTCAGCTTCGTGATCGTGCCATGCACGCTGGTGAGCATGATCCTGCTCGGCATCTGCCCGCCGCTGGCCTCCCCGGTGTTGTGGCTGGCCGCACACCTGGCGCATGCGCAATGGTGGCTGCTCGACGCGATGGCGACATGGCCGGGTGCCCTCTGGTATCTCCCCGAAGTGCGGTTGTGGGCCTTGTTGCTCGCCATGCTGGGCGCGTTCTGGCTGTTCATGCCGCGCGGTGTGCCCGTGCGCTGGCTGGGTGGCCTGTTGTTCCTGCCGCTGCTGTTGCCGATTCGTGACCTGCCGGCGCATGGCGGGTTCCAGTTGTGGGGTCTGGATGTGGGGCAGGGGCTGTCGGTGCTCGTGCGCACCGAGCACCACGCACTCGTTTACGACGCCGGGGCGCGGTTTCCTTCCGACTTCGACATGGGCGAGGTGGCGGTGCTGCCGTCGTTGCATGCGCTGGGAATCCGACGATTGGACGTCCTGATAGCCAGCCACGCCGACAACGACCACTCTGGCGGAATACCCGCCGTGGCTGCCGAATACCCCGACGCCGAGCGCTACTCGGGCGAACCCGAACGCCTGACCCTGCCCATGAAGCCCTGCACGCCCGGGCAATCGTGGTCCTGGGACGGGGTCACGGTGAGCGTGCTGCCCTCCGGGGCGACCGATGGCCCTGCCAACGATCGCTCATGCGTCCTGTTGGTCGAGGGGCGCGGTGGCCGTGCGCTCTTGACGGGCGACATTACCTCGCGCATCGAACCCACCGTGCTTGCTGCCATACCGCCGGGGCCGCCGCTGGTGCTCACCGTGCCACATCATGGCAGCCGCACGTCGTCGAGCGCCGCGTTCCTGGCGGGCACCGATCCAACGCTTGCCCTGATTTCTTCCGGGTGGCGAAATCGCTTCGGTCATCCGCATCCGCTCGTCGTGAAGCGCTATGAGGATGCCGGCATTCCATGGCTGAATTCGGCGACCAGCGGGGCCATCGAGGTGAACTTTCCACCGGATGCGGCGCCCTACGTGGCCACCCGCTGGCGCCAGCGCCAAAGCCGTTATTGGCGCGAATGA
- the lolD gene encoding lipoprotein-releasing ABC transporter ATP-binding protein LolD has translation MTNDIVLRASHIAKVYEEGDLKTDVLADVSFTLKRGETLAIVGASGSGKSTLLHIIGGLDTLTRGEVEVEGKNLSRLSDAERGRVRNRSMGFIYQFHHLLPEFTALENVCMPLLIRGVSISEAERQASELLGRVGLSQRLGHKPAELSGGERQRCAVARALVTRPAVVLGDEPTGNLDEGNAAQVYDLMLELNREIGTSFILVTHDSRLAKRMDRTLELHNGMLLDKIYA, from the coding sequence ATGACCAACGACATCGTCCTGCGCGCCAGTCACATCGCCAAGGTGTACGAGGAAGGCGACCTGAAGACCGACGTGCTCGCCGACGTGAGTTTCACGCTGAAGCGCGGCGAGACGCTGGCCATCGTGGGCGCTTCGGGTTCGGGCAAGAGCACCTTGCTGCACATCATCGGCGGCCTGGACACGCTCACGCGTGGCGAGGTGGAGGTGGAGGGCAAGAACCTTTCCCGCCTTTCCGACGCCGAACGCGGCCGTGTGCGCAACCGCTCCATGGGCTTCATCTACCAGTTCCATCACCTGTTGCCCGAGTTCACCGCGCTGGAGAACGTCTGCATGCCGCTGCTGATCCGCGGCGTGTCGATCTCGGAAGCCGAGCGCCAGGCCAGCGAGCTGCTTGGGCGCGTGGGCCTGAGCCAGCGTCTTGGTCACAAGCCTGCCGAATTGTCCGGCGGCGAGCGCCAGCGTTGCGCGGTGGCGCGTGCACTGGTGACGCGTCCGGCCGTGGTGCTGGGCGATGAACCCACCGGCAATCTTGATGAAGGCAATGCCGCGCAGGTCTACGACCTGATGCTGGAACTCAATCGCGAGATCGGCACCAGCTTCATCCTCGTCACGCACGACAGCCGGCTTGCGAAGCGCATGGACCGCACGCTGGAACTGCATAACGGCATGTTGCTCGACAAGATCTACGCCTGA